The Lycium barbarum isolate Lr01 chromosome 12, ASM1917538v2, whole genome shotgun sequence genome includes a region encoding these proteins:
- the LOC132622948 gene encoding peroxidase 7: MKSFSSRITFVSLAALFLVAAVSASLFDDVDLPFDYYSLSCPNLESIVHKKMEEWVKKDYSLAPALMRLHFHDCFVRGCDASILLDHDESERSAKASKTLRGFEVIDDIKTELEKACPKTVSCADILTAAARDATLAVGGPFWMVPYGRKDGTVSMAKEADQLIPVGHELVTDLLEFFQSKGLNVLDLVVLSGAHTIGRTTCESLQYRLYHYNGTKKSDSRLDNHYLNYLDRKCRWASEYVDLDAVTPKKFDVQYYKNLQRGMGLLLTDQLLYTDPRTAPIVTALATQPDTFENLFAASMVKMGNIQDYLSIDGEVRLNCARVNSPAY, from the exons ATGAAGAGTTTTTCGAGTAGAATCACTTTTGTTTCCCTCGCGGCCTTGTTTCTTGTGGCTGCCGTGTCTGCTTCATTATTTGACGACGTCGACCTTCCATTTGACTACTATAGCCTTAGCTGTCCAAATCTTGAGAGTATAGTGCACAAGAAAATGGAGGAATGGGTTAAAAAAGACTATTCTCTTGCTCCTGCCCTCATGAGGTTGCATTTCCATGACTGCTTCGTTAGG GGATGTGATGCTTCAATATTATTAGACCACGATGAAAGTGAGAGAAGTGCCAAAGCAAGCAAGACATTAAGGGGATTTGAAGTAATTGATGATATCAAAACTGAATTAGAGAAAGCCTGCCCCAAGACAGTGTCGTGTGCTGATATTCTAACAGCAGCTGCAAGAGACGCAACACTTGCTGTAGGTGGTCCATTTTGGATGGTGCCATATGGTAGGAAAGATGGTACAGTTTCAATGGCTAAGGAAGCTGATCAATTAATTCCTGTGGGTCATGAATTAGTTACTGATTTGCTTGAATTTTTCCAGTCTAAAGGCTTGAATGTTCTCGACTTGGTTGTCCTCTCTG GAGCTCACACAATTGGAAGAACCACATGTGAATCTCTACAATACAGGCTATACCACTACAACGGAACTAAGAAATCAGATTCAAGACTCGATAATCACTACTTAAATTACTTAGATAGAAAATGCAGATGGGCATCTGAATATGTTGATCTTGATGCTGTTACTCCCAAGAAATTTGATGTCCAATATTACAAGAATCTGCAAAGGGGAATGGGACTATTGTTGACAGACCAATTGCTCTACACAGATCCAAGAACTGCACCAATTGTCACAGCTTTGGCTACTCAGCCAGACACTTTTGAAAATCTTTTTGCAGCTTCTATGGTCAAGATGGGCAATATTCAAGATTATCTAAGCATTGATGGTGAAGTCCGACTCAATTGTGCGCGCGTCAATAGTCCTGCTTATTAA